From the genome of Streptomyces spinoverrucosus:
GAGAGAGGAAGATCCCCATGGCACGACGCACCGAGTACGACGAGAGCCAGGCCGCCGGACGTCTCCGGGTGCCGATCGCCGCCTTCCGCTGGGCGCGGCACACTGGCCTCGTCCCAGCCCCGGATGCCTCCTCCTACCAGTGGTCGCGGGCCGCTGTGGAGGCGATGGACGCGGACGCGGTCCGGGCCTCGCTCCCCCACGAGCCGATCGCCGCCGCGGCGGCCGCGGACCGGATCGCCCGGGCCCTGGGCACACCGAACGTGCCCGATGAGCCGCCGGTCGTGAGCGCCTTCGCGGTGCGCCGGCTCATCGCCTGCGGGCTGCTGACCGACCTGACGGCGAACCCGGAGGCCGTGCTGATCAACCCCGCCCAGGTGACGGCGGTCTGCGGCATCGAAGGCCTCGCGCAGCGGCTCGCCGACGAAGCGCCGCTCGGGCCGGACCAGGCCGCTGCCCGGCTGGGCGTGAGGAGGGTCGACTTCGACTACATGCGTGACTTGTTGTGGGTACGGCCGGCGGAACGACGTGAGGTGCGTTTTGGCACGTCGCGGGCCGGGGCGGTGATGGTCCCGCTGTTCACCACGGCGTCCGTCGACGCCCTGCCCGAGGCTCATCCCGAGGTCGACTGGGAGCAGCTGCGCAGCGTCGGGAAGGGCCAGCGGTCCCCGCTCGCCGCCCTGGTGAAGGCCAAGCAGCAGGAGCAGGAGGCCGCCGCGGTGTGAGCAGGCGCCACTGTGACTGAGCACTTCAGTTGGCCAGATGAGCGTCACAGCTGACTGCGGGCGTACCCACATGGGGGACTTTCTGACCTTTCAAGGTTCGTACGCGTCCTCGATGCCTAGTCTTCCAACGCAGCGACAGGCCACGGGGAGGGCTGGATGTCTCAGCTGAACAGGGGTGCCATCGACCAGGCTGCGCTGTGGTCGGCCGCCCTTGCCGCAGTGATCACCCTGTCGCTCGGTGATGGTCGTTACGACTGGCTGAGTTTTGCCTTGGGGACGTCCCTCGCACTGCAAATCTCCGCCTTCTACCGTCCCGCACCTCACGAACCTGACAGGCAGTGGGACCGCTGTACCGCAGCGGGGAGTTTCGGAGCGGTCAGCGGGCTGGTTACCGCGATGGTCCTGGCCTGGCCGGTGCAGGCGGCGATCGGGACGCCGCGGCGGTGCCGGGAAGGCGAAGCCAGTTTGGACGACTGTGCTGGCGCCGCAGCGTACCCGTGGCTGGGAGTGGTGTGGTTCACGGCCGCTATCGCGCTTTCGTGCTGGCACTGGTCAAAGGTGGTCCTCCGGTCGGCACCAGAGCCGTCCTGAGCTATCAGTCGTCCGTCGTCGATCTGGCGTGCGCAAGTGGCCGTCCATCGCGCTCACTGGCCATCTGAAGTGCTCAGTCTGAGCTGTACTGAGATTTGTGGAGTCCCTGATGCCAGGGTTACGGTCCTGGCGAAGGAGATCCACCAGCACCATGGCAGCACCCCGTAAATATCCGGACGAACTGCGCGAGCGCGCGATTCGCGAGGTCCGCACCACCGGCCGCCCGATCGCGCACGTCGCGAAGGACCTCGGCATCCACAAGGAAGCCCTGCGAGGCTGGGTCCGCCAGGCCGAGGCCGACCGCGGCGAGCGGGACGACCGGCTCACCACCGCCGAGCTGGACGAGTTGAAGCAACTCCGGAAAGAGGTAGCGGAGTTGCGGCGGGCGAACGAGATCTTGAAAGCCGCCTCGGTGTTTTTTGCCCAGGAGATCGACCGTCCCCGGACGAGGCCGAGCAGGTGATCGACCACCTGCGCGAGAGGGGCCTTGGGGTCGATCCCGTCTGCCGGGTGCTGGAGCTGTCGCCGTCGACGTACTTCGCCCGCAAGAAGCGGCCGAAGTCGGCCCGCCGGCTCCGGGACGAGCAGCTCATGCCGCTGATCGAGGAGGTCCACGCGGAGTCGGGCGGCACCTATGGCGCCCGCCGGATCACCCGCGCGCTTCGGCGCAAGGGCCACGGGGTGGCCCGCTGCACCGTCGAGAGGCTGATGGCCGAGCTGGGCCTGGAGGGCGTCATCCGTGGCCGGCGGCGTCGGACCACGATTCCGGAACCGTCGGCGCCGCGTCCGCCGGACCTGGTCGACCGCGACTTCACCGCCTCCCGGCCCGATCAGCTGTGGGTCGCGGACATGACGTATGTCCGCACCTGGTCGGGATGGGCGTATGTGGCGTTCGTCCTGGATGTGTACTCGCGGATGATCGTCGGCTGGCAGGTCGCGAACCACATGCGGACCGAACTCCCTCTGGACGCCCTGGAGATGGCGCTCTGGCGGCGTCGGATCAAGAAGGACTCCGGACTGATACACCACAGCGATCGCGGGTCGCAATACGTATCAATTCGGTATACCGACCGGCTCGCCGACATCGGCGCCTCAGCCTCCGTCGGCTCCGTCGCGGACTCGTATGACAACGCGATGGCCGAGGCGCTGAACGGCACCTTCAAGGCCGAGCTGATCGAGATGCAGGGACCCTGGAAGGACGTCGACCAGGTCGAGCGGGCGATCTTCCAGTGGATCACCTGGTACAACGAAGAGCGTCTTCACTCCGCGCTCGACTACGTGCCGCCGGCCGAGTACGAGGAAGCCTTCTGGCGCAGCCAGGAGCAAACCCCGCAGTCCGCCTGAACCAATCAAGATCGGACTCTACGAAACTCGGGGCAGCTCAGTCACAGCCACCCGTGTGAGTGATGACAGCCGGGCGGTTCGGCGAGACGCTCAGCAGAAAGTCGAGAACACCCAAGACCACTTCAGGGCCCGGTCGCGTAGCGCGGCCGGGCTCGCGCCATGCGGCGCGGCTGTACCGCAGCAGCTGTGCCGCCCGGGCCGCCTGCTGGCCGTGCGGAAGTGCGCCAGCAGGCGGCCGGTGTCCCGAAGGCGCAGGCTGAGGGGGTGGAGTGGCCCGTGGACGTCGCCCTCGCGCGGCCTGTGACGCAGCTGCCGACAGGCCCGTCGTGGGCGTACGAAATCAAGTTATGGACAGGGTTTCAGCCTGTCCGGTGTCCAGACTCAGGTCCTGCTTGATAGTCCTGAAATCGACGGCGGCCTCACCGCGGTCGCCCTATCTCACCGGTCGCTGGTTAAGCGCCGCTTTCCGGGCTCGGGGGGGGGCTGGAAGGACTGGATCATTCAGGCGATCAGTCGGCGCCAGGCGTCCGGGGGGCATCGGCCGTGGCGCCGAGGACTCCGGCGTTGGCCATCAGCAGCACGAGATCGCGGCTGGTGAAGTCCTCGCGCAGCTGCCCGCAGTCCTTGGCGCGGCCGACCTCGCATCCAGCGTCGTCCGCACTCCGCTTTCGCCATTTCTCCCGTCCGGCAAGCAGCTGCTGGAAGGCGAGCGCGGTGGCTTCGTCAGCGGCCGCGACGTCGACGACCAGGCGGTACGGCGTGGTGGTGGAGGAACTGGCGGTGGAAGTCATGGCGCAGCTGCCGGACGACCCGGCGCGGCAGGAGGTGATGGCGCTCGTGGAGGTAGCGCGGAGGGATCCGCGGGCCTGGCCCGATGTGCGTGATC
Proteins encoded in this window:
- a CDS encoding IS3 family transposase (programmed frameshift) — translated: MAAPRKYPDELRERAIREVRTTGRPIAHVAKDLGIHKEALRGWVRQAEADRGERDDRLTTAELDELKQLRKEVAELRRANEILKAASVFFCPGDRPSPDEAEQVIDHLRERGLGVDPVCRVLELSPSTYFARKKRPKSARRLRDEQLMPLIEEVHAESGGTYGARRITRALRRKGHGVARCTVERLMAELGLEGVIRGRRRRTTIPEPSAPRPPDLVDRDFTASRPDQLWVADMTYVRTWSGWAYVAFVLDVYSRMIVGWQVANHMRTELPLDALEMALWRRRIKKDSGLIHHSDRGSQYVSIRYTDRLADIGASASVGSVADSYDNAMAEALNGTFKAELIEMQGPWKDVDQVERAIFQWITWYNEERLHSALDYVPPAEYEEAFWRSQEQTPQSA
- a CDS encoding DUF6207 family protein codes for the protein MTSTASSSTTTPYRLVVDVAAADEATALAFQQLLAGREKWRKRSADDAGCEVGRAKDCGQLREDFTSRDLVLLMANAGVLGATADAPRTPGAD